The stretch of DNA ATGGCTTCCCGTTGTTTTCGATTTTTAGAACCAGCAGTCGGTGTGTTACTTTCTCCCATTCTCTTGCTCGCATCTTCCTTGGTGTTGTACTGGTTTTTATTCTTTAGTTCTTCCTTACTCATTCCCTCGTGTTTTGGCAGTGAAATGTTGGACAGTTCGTCGAGTTGCGAGAACACACTTTCTACTACGACTGGTTAGCTTCTGTAATTATAGTTCTTAAAATTCGAAATGGATTCATGGGTTTTACAAATGCTTTCATCTCTGTTATCTGCAAATCACAGGTTGTGCAATTGGTAGTTCGTCTATTGGTCGGGGATGCTTAAGCCATTATATGTTTTGTTTTCGTATTCTTGGTATTGGTTGATTTCCTTGTTTTTTCAGATGAATGCTGTTTTTCTGGAATCCCTCATTGTATATTttatcacttttttgttttccTCAAGTTACCGAGCAGGACATCgatcacttgcagaattttccCGTGGTTCCAAAATGTCGCTATTGTGGAGCATGGAGGTTTCCACATGAATCCCCTACATTTTGTTGTGGTTCTGGCAAAATTCAGCTCACTTCCCCTATTATCCCGTCGCGTCTTCGTGATTTATTTACTGATATATCGTGTCCTTCAGCTATTTCGTTTCGCCGAAAAATTCGGTTGTATAATAGTTTgttttcattcacatcattcGTAATTCGCCTTGATAAAGATCTTGCGTCTCTTAATCGTGGAGTGTATACATTTCGTGTATCGGGACAGGTGTTTCATTCTTTGCCACCTCTTGTGCCCAGCGATGATGGTCCTAAATATTTCCAACTTTATTTTTGGGACAGTGACAATGAGCTGCGTAATAGAATATCTGTTGTTGGTAAAGAAGCCGTCAATGAATCTACCATGGCTTTGTTGATGGATATATTAAAAGTGAATCCCTATGCTCAGCTCCTAAAGAGGATTAAGCAATATCCTTCTGTAAAGAATCTGAGGTTGCATATTTGCAAAGATGTATCTATCGATCATAGGCGTTATAATAGCCCATCCACCGATCAGGTTGCTGCTATATGGGTGGAGGGTAATGACAATGCTAATATTCCTTATGACCGAGATATTGTTGTTCACGCATATGATGGACATATGCATATGATAAAACCTTACTTTGGCTGCTATGATCCACTACAATATCCGTTGTTTTTCCCCTATGGTGATGTTGGTTGGCAACAACACATTTTGAAATCTGGAATTGATCATAGTCCTGCTTTTTTTGGCAATAACTTGGCATCTACTTCTGGATTTCCTTCTCTTCTTCAGTATGTTGGCGGTGAAAGCCGAGGTGAGTTTATGAGAAATTTAATATAaagtagaaaatatttaaaattacgtCATTATATGGTGTAgttgataattattataaatcaaATTTTCAATTGTGCTTTTTAAACAACTGAAATTGAATAATTACTTGAACAAATTACATCTGCATATTAACGTGTAAATTAATTTACTTATGTCATAATGTGAAGAATTACCTCCGCAAATTTTATTCTAATAAAATACTTCAGCATATCAATTTGTTTCCCAATATTTGTTCTTTGAACAATGGAGTTACCCTTAAATTTTTTAGGTATATAGAATGCaactaaaatttcaattttttaaaatatgaccaacatttaaaattacaTAGAAAAACCAATcctttaatatatttaaaaaaacgaGAAGAAATTAGTTGGCCATTAGTTAGACAAACAAGTAGGTGTATTGCGAaacaattatattattaaaataaaatataatatgacaTATTAATAGAGATATTAGCAAAATAGAAAGATCAGCATGGAGTATTTCTATCATTTTCAAGATTGAAATATATGTGAAGTAATCTAGGATGCAAAATAGGTAGCCctgtatttttatataatttccaagattaaaatatattatcatGACATAAAAGACAATTATAAGTTCCCTATTTCAGCCAACAATTTTTTACAGTATAAATTTAGCCCAAAAGAAATATAAATGAGTTGCCCAACACCGAGGTAAAAAACTGAGCTCGTCCTTGATAAATTAAGTTATTTACATATTTGCTTATACTAATTGAATATGTTGTTCAACGATTGATATCTTCTCTCTTTTTCCAAACATACTTTCATTTTGCAATTTTAATATGTGTTCTTTTGATTGTAGCGATTATTCGTGGCAAAAACGATCGAATGGTGTCATGCAGGGAGTATTATTGCTATCGGATACAAATCAGAGATAATGATTCATCTATTCTGTTATATGGTGGTAGACTGTTGCAACAATATATTGTTGATATGTACATTAAATTGGAGACAACTCGCCTCGACTACTACAGACGAAATCAAACAGAAATCAGATCAGAGATGTATCAAGGGATAGTCGACAGCGTTGTTGGTGGAGAGACCCGCGGTAGCGAGATTGGTCACCGTATTGTTCTCCCTACATCGTTTATTGGAGGCCCAAGAGATATGCGCAAAAGATATCTTGATGCTATTGCCTTGGTCAAAGCGTTTGGGAAACCAGACTTGTTTCTTACGATTACTTGCAATCCCGAATGGAaagaaattaaagaaaatcTATTTGATGGTCAAGTTGCCCATGATCGGCCGGATCTTGTTTCGCGAGTTTTTCGTTCGAAGTTGATTGATCTAAAAGACCAAGTCCTCAAAAAATGTATATTCGGCCGCGTTGCTGCATATGTTTATGTTATTGAATTCCAGAAACGAGGTCTGCCACATTGCCACATGCTTCTTATCTTATCCACTGATTCCAAGATTAGTTCGCCTGAAATGTTTGATTCATATGTTGTTGCTGAGATTCCGGATGAGAATCGTTTCCCAAAGCTCTTTCATTTGGTGACGAGGCATATGATGCATGGCCCGTGTGGCTTGCTGGACAAAAAATGTCCTTGTATGATAAATGGAAAATGCAAAAGCCATTATCCTCGTCCTTTTTCAGATCAATCAATGCAAGGGAGAGATGGGTATCCAATATACCGAAGAAGAAACGATGGAAGAATTGTTGAAGTCCGTCGTCGCACATTGAATTCACAGTGGTTTGTTCCATATAATCCATTTTTGTTGTATAGGTATGACTGTCATATAAACGTTGAGATTTGTTCCGGACTCACAGCTGTTAAATACCTTTACAAGTATATATATAAAGGTCATGACAAGATATATGTTAATATTTCATCGCACGATTCTGGAACATACATTGACGAGATCAAGGCATATCAAGATGCTCGGTGGGTCTCGGCTCTAGAGGCGATTTGGAGAATTTACGAGTTTGATTTGAATGAAATATCTCCGCCGGTCATAAATTTACCCCTTCACTTACCTAACAAACAATGTGTTACTTTCTGGAACAATCAAGATTTACAGACAGCGTTGGAATCTGACAAAATTGGCAAAACTATGTTGACCGAGTATTTTGAAACATGCTGCCGTGATGTGGAGgcaagaaaatatttgtatTCAGAATTTCCGCAGCATTGTGTCTGGGATAGAAAAACAAAGGCTTGGAATGAAAGAAGGCAGAGACAAGTTATCGGCCGTGTTAATTCTGCGAATCCAATTGAAGGAGAAAGGTATTATTTGCGTGTATTGTTGCTTAATATTCGTGGGCCAATTTCATATGATGATTTGCTCACAAATGGTGAGCGAAAGTGTTTTTCCTTCAAGGAAGCAGCACAATGTAGACGATTATTGGAATCTGACAATACTAATTTCGAGTGTTTAAATGAGGCTATAAGCTTTCATATGCCATATGCCTTGCGTCGATTGTTTGTGACAATTTTAGTGTATTGTGAGCCATCTGATGTCAGGAGCTTGTGGGATAAATTTTACAATCATTTATCTGAAGACTTCACAAGACATGGTACCGCTGGTGATGTAGAGGTGTTGAGTGAGACACTTGTATCTGTGAATTCTTTTCTTGAGAGTATGGGCAAGGATATTTGTATGTATGATTTGCCTAGAATCACAACCATACCGGAATGCTCCGCACTGAAATGCTCTAGAGAAATTCTAGACGAATTATCAATTAGTGTTTCATCAGACGATTTGGTTGGGCCCCTGCAACTTAATGCTGGTCAGCATATGGCTTATGATTTGATTATGGAGCATCTAGATAACAATAGGAGTGGTGTATTCTTTATCAGTGGTCTCGGTGGTACTGGGAAAACATTTTTATATCGTGCTCTTCTTTCAACAGTTCGCTCACGATCCATGATCGCTCTAGCAACAGCAACGTCAGGTGTTTCCGCATCTATTCTACCAGGTGGCCGGACAGCGCATTCGCGGTTTAAAATTCCCATTGAACTACATGAGAACAGCTTTTGTGCTATTTCAAAGCAGAGTTGCTTAGCAGAGTTGTTACGCCAggcaaaacttattatttgggACGAGGCTCCTATGTGTAAAAGATTTGCCATCGAGGCGGTTGATCGTACTTTACAATATCTTGTTGGGAATAACGAAGCTTTTGGTGGAAAAGTAGTTGTTTTAGGAGGTGATTTCATGCAAGTCTTGCTTGTTATTCCAAAAGCAACTGTTCGAGAAACCATCGATGGGAGCTTGATTAAATCGTACTTGTACCAATCGTTGCAGATAATAACATTGACCGAAAACATGCGTGCAAGGAGTGATCCTCAATTCTGCGAGTTTTTGTTGCGCATAGGTAAAGGTGTTGAACCAGTAGACGAAAATGGGAATATTCGTCTTCCAAGCGAGATGCTGATTAATTTTAGTACCGAATCTCCCGAGTTGTCCGAGAAAAGATTGATTGATTACGTTTATTCAGAACTTGCTGTTAGTTATTCCTCGGCTTCATATTTGACAGAGCGAGCCATTCTTGCAACAAAGAATACTCATGTTGACAAGTTAAacgaaaaaataatttcattgtTTCCTGGAGTTGCAAAAACTTTTCTAAGTTTTGATGATGCTACTGACGATACGCAAAATTTTTACCCGGTTGAGTTTTTGAATAGCTTAACACCCAACGGCTTACCTCCTCATACTTTGATGTTGAAAAAAAACTGTCCTATCATGCTCCTTCGAAATCTAGATCCATCTAATGGTATGTGTAATGGCATAAGAATGGTATGTAGAGACTTCAAAGACAATGTGATACAAGCAGAGATAACGATTGGTCATCATGCCGGAAAGATGGTATTAATACCTCGAATACCTTTGTCTCTGGCCGAGAACGAAGGATATCCATTTCAATTTAGACGAAAGCAATTCCCAATCCGGCTGTGTTTTGCCATGACCATTAACAAGTCTCAAGGCCAAACTATTCCAATTGTTGGTGTATATTTGCCCGAACCTGTTTTCTCACATGGTCAGTTATATGTTGCGCTGTCAAGAGGTGTTTCTATGAAATTTACAAAAGTATTGGTTAAACCAGATGTTAACAACGGAGATGATGGCACACTAACAAGAAACGTCGTATACAAAGAAGTACTTGCTGGCCTTGTTTGAACTTGAAATCAACTTTATTTGATGTCGTTAAACTGCAGATTCCAGTAAATTCCGATGGTATAATCTTTTCTCCAAACCTtttctttataaaaataaaataaaataaagcacCGTTTGTTTTTGTTTACTCCATTATTTTCTTATGTGGTTGTTTCGCCTCAAACAATGAAGTTTTCCATTATCACCTAATGTTTATTATagtttattaatatattttacttcCCAGTTATCTTGTTTGTTCACTATGAATAATTACATTGAATTCGGTGATATATAAtctatttatattttcaaaCAAACTAGAAAATAATCAATCAAACGTTGGCTGATGTTTATTCATACGACTTTGAAAAACACTATTTTTACTCAattctccaaaataattaagaatTCAAATATCAAATGGCTATTAAAACACAtttgtttaataaataattcgcccaataaaaaaatattaacaaataATTTCATAGGTGAACAATCAAAGATAAAACTTCTGATCGAAATGACGACAAATCTTTCAGTTTTATTCATCAAAAATGATTTTCCGGACGTTGGTTGAATCAAGATATACATGACTTGTGCTTACAAAATTCTACAATTTCTATTATTCAATATTTTCTCCAaagttattatcaaattttacaaTTAAGTACTCAACTCTTTCCTTTTGGCTGTgcacttgttttttttttttaaaaaaaatacaaattaccAAAATAAACCAAGGCTAAAAAAACAGtttctaaataaatataatcaaacattgaaccataaaatatttgagATATGCATTTCAATTTCACCCAAATACGGAAAAAACTTATGAGCTTTGACGAACAAATTTCACATGTTAGATTTTTAATTTGACCTaccatacataaatatataatataatataatataatatatatatatatatatatatatatatatatatattatatttaatcgCAAAGAGAACAAAACCAATACATGAATACTACGATGAATCGGTTAATTCATTTTGACGAATAACGATATAACTTGACCCATTCGTTATAAAGTGCATAAATCTGTCATGGGGAAAAAATTGCATTACAAGAATCAAGCGTTTGAATAATCATTATCTCGTAAATCATAACatcattattatatttttttttgataaaatattatattttatataaacatattatcaattaaatttaagtgaacaatatcatatttatattcaaaaaaaattccataTGTGAATGTAATATTGTTATATTCATACGATATTAGATTAAAAATACcaaatacataaaataaaaaactggCGAAAAAATATAAATGTATATCCTGGTAAGTCTTTTCCTCTACTCTCAACATACATGTATTTGTAAACCTTCTCAATTATCATTTACACCaatataaataattcaatacaaTGGAGTCTTTTTTCCCGTACGTTATATGAATATACATAATTTATACATTGTACATTAAATAGAAAGAGTAAATACACATAATGCTTTTAATCACACAATCAATTACGGAGAATGTGAAAAGTGGCAACTTTTGGAGTGGTTCAGGTTAAGTTATAAATTACACATTCCACACTTCAAGAAACCAAAAGTTTTCCATAGCATCTGCACGTGGTTTCACATATCACCTACATATTATTATTTGCGTATCTAAACTACAACAATAAGATGGAAAAAGTTAAGCACACGTCACTCAAAGAACTCAAGCTAAACAACAGTGCAATTGCTGTTAAGGTTCTTATTCTTCGACAAGGATCCGAAATCACAACCAAACAAGGAAAGATGATCCGAAAAATGATTCTCGTCGATGAAGAGGTTCATACTTTGATTTGCTACTGTTGCTTTACAATTTCACATTTTCACTTGTGATTTACATTGGTTTTTCCTCATTGTGTTACGTTATGTCTCATTCTGAATTATCTCATTATACTCTAACAGTAATctgcataatatttatttacttcACTCTACGGTATTTTTGTAGGGGACATTTATTCATGGGCTGATATTCTCGAATGTTATAAAGCAATTTCAAGGAATAATGGAGACAGATAAATCTTATATTATCTATAATGCGTTTGTTAAGGTCATCAACTCGAATTACGAAAATGTTCACTCAAGTTTTGAACTCTTATTCCAACGAGGTACCGTCGTTACAGAGCTACCAGAAAAACTAGCAATACAGCAACTGCACTTGGCTTTCAGGCGATTTACTGAAATAACACCTCAACTAAGCGATAAAGAAAATCAACGTAAGCAATTATACGTATATTATTCTTACTTTTCAtagctttaaaataatttatcctTGTGAAAATCACCTTTTGCCTACAGATGTAATAGGTGTGCTGAAAAAGGTCAAGCAACTGATTGTTTTTACAAAACCAGAAGGTATCATGGTATACAAAAGAGACATTGTTTTATTGGATACGACGTAAGCACAATTATATTATTTGTGTATGTAAAAACCTTTTGATATCAAGCTAAGTATGTTTTCAATGCTAGGCTAACATCCATTAATATTA from Primulina tabacum isolate GXHZ01 chromosome 3, ASM2559414v2, whole genome shotgun sequence encodes:
- the LOC142538359 gene encoding uncharacterized protein LOC142538359 gives rise to the protein MVSCREYYCYRIQIRDNDSSILLYGGRLLQQYIVDMYIKLETTRLDYYRRNQTEIRSEMYQGIVDSVVGGETRGSEIGHRIVLPTSFIGGPRDMRKRYLDAIALVKAFGKPDLFLTITCNPEWKEIKENLFDGQVAHDRPDLVSRVFRSKLIDLKDQVLKKCIFGRVAAYVYVIEFQKRGLPHCHMLLILSTDSKISSPEMFDSYVVAEIPDENRFPKLFHLVTRHMMHGPCGLLDKKCPCMINGKCKSHYPRPFSDQSMQGRDGYPIYRRRNDGRIVEVRRRTLNSQWFVPYNPFLLYRYDCHINVEICSGLTAVKYLYKYIYKGHDKIYVNISSHDSGTYIDEIKAYQDARWVSALEAIWRIYEFDLNEISPPVINLPLHLPNKQCVTFWNNQDLQTALESDKIGKTMLTEYFETCCRDVEARKYLYSEFPQHCVWDRKTKAWNERRQRQVIGRVNSANPIEGERYYLRVLLLNIRGPISYDDLLTNGERKCFSFKEAAQCRRLLESDNTNFECLNEAISFHMPYALRRLFVTILVYCEPSDVRSLWDKFYNHLSEDFTRHGTAGDVEVLSETLVSVNSFLESMGKDICMYDLPRITTIPECSALKCSREILDELSISVSSDDLVGPLQLNAGQHMAYDLIMEHLDNNRSGVFFISGLGGTGKTFLYRALLSTVRSRSMIALATATSGVSASILPGGRTAHSRFKIPIELHENSFCAISKQSCLAELLRQAKLIIWDEAPMCKRFAIEAVDRTLQYLVGNNEAFGGKVVVLGGDFMQVLLVIPKATVRETIDGSLIKSYLYQSLQIITLTENMRARSDPQFCEFLLRIGKGVEPVDENGNIRLPSEMLINFSTESPELSEKRLIDYVYSELAVSYSSASYLTERAILATKNTHVDKLNEKIISLFPGVAKTFLSFDDATDDTQNFYPVEFLNSLTPNGLPPHTLMLKKNCPIMLLRNLDPSNGMCNGIRMVCRDFKDNVIQAEITIGHHAGKMVLIPRIPLSLAENEGYPFQFRRKQFPIRLCFAMTINKSQGQTIPIVGVYLPEPVFSHGQLYVALSRGVSMKFTKVLVKPDVNNGDDGTLTRNVVYKEVLAGLV
- the LOC142538926 gene encoding uncharacterized protein LOC142538926, yielding MLFFWNPSLYILSLFCFPQVTEQDIDHLQNFPVVPKCRYCGAWRFPHESPTFCCGSGKIQLTSPIIPSRLRDLFTDISCPSAISFRRKIRLYNSLFSFTSFVIRLDKDLASLNRGVYTFRVSGQVFHSLPPLVPSDDGPKYFQLYFWDSDNELRNRISVVGKEAVNESTMALLMDILKVNPYAQLLKRIKQYPSVKNLRLHICKDVSIDHRRYNSPSTDQVAAIWVEGNDNANIPYDRDIVVHAYDGHMHMIKPYFGCYDPLQYPLFFPYGDVGWQQHILKSGIDHSPAFFGNNLASTSGFPSLLQYVGGESRGEFMRNLI